TCTGATTATTCCTTCAGTCCTGAGTCAGCCAAGACCACAGATACTATGTAAATGGCTCAAATGGAAGAAGGGTAACCATAATTCTTAATGAGGAGACAGTCTGGCTCAGAAGAGGCCTGGAAACCCAGAGACTGAGAGGTACCATCCTGTTTCTTCATTAAtgtattctgtgaccttgggcaaatcattttgTCTCTGTGGAGGTGCTTCACCTCTCAGTAATATGAGTCTGGCAACGCAAGACAGGGAGAGGAAGGTAGGGCTAGGAGGTCCCAGTAATTTACGCCTTGCCACGTGCCAGGCCCTGTACAGgatgatctcattttatcctcactaGACGCAGGAGGTAGGTATTTCCCCCCACTTTACAGAGAGtgaaactgaagctcaggaagACTAGTTCACGTAGCGGTCTAAGTAGGCAAGGCAGGATTTAGACTCAGGGCTGACTCCGCAGTGGCACTGTGTTATGTGCTTAATTTGCCTCTGTGCTTCTTCAAAGAGGCTGAATGAAATGTCATTACGGTGGCATGTTAAAACAGCACAGGCGGTGATCAGTTCAATTGCACCTGGTGGACGGGCTGCAGAGTCAGGGAGGGGCCCAGACTCTGACTCCTCAGAGCTCGCGACATAGTCCTTTGGGAGCTCCTTCGAAGGCTGGAGCCTGTCTTTGGGATGAGGGAGAAGATGTTGACCAAGTTGTGTTCCCAAGGGCTCCCATGAGCACTcatggtctccctccctctcttttgaTCCCCTTTCCACTGACATCAAATGCACATCAACTACACTGCTTGGCTGgggcccccccacctccctccacgaCTGCTACATTATTAGGCTCCTAAGGGCCGCCCCCTCCAGTCTCGGTCTCCAGAGCTTCTCACCATGTAATGAACGAGTAATTTTCCCCCTGAGGGCAATAAAGAGTAATCAAGAGATTTAAGCGGGGGATTACATAATTAGATTTACAGTTGGGGAAAATTAAATGCTGAGGAGTTAATGCATAATGATCTTTCCTCTTCATCCCTCTAGCCACCATTTTCTCTAATCCATTCCCTGACCTCTCGGCAAGTTGGAGTATAGGACTGTGCTCAGCTGATTCCTCTGCCTGGcaagcccccgccccccatcaccTGTGGACCCTGACATGCTCACTGTCTAAGACCCCATGAAGCTTCTCTATGAAGCAGTCCTCACCTCCCCACACGCCTGAGGCTCTCCTGAACCAGCCCCACTGATAGCGTTCCTAGTTCTGTATCCTCACATCGAAATGTTTCTTGTGGTCTCTCTCCCTTACCAGAGTGTGAACCCCTCAAAGACGGGCTGTATTACTCCTAGTTGCATCTATCGTTCCCTGGGCAGAGACAAGCAGTGGTTACTCCTAGGTGTAAGTGGAATGGATAAATGGGCTCAATAGGTCTGCCTCGTTCCTCCTAGAAGGTGACTGGGTGAGGAAAATATACTGATAGTGGGGAACAAGGACTTGCTGAACCTTTTGGAGAAGTATTTTATCACCTGAGACCTCAGATAATTCTGCAAAACGGGGAAAGGGAGGAATTTGATGTTTCCTAAGGACCTCACTTCTCTGACATTTTAGTTTCTTGGTTCTTTAGGAGTAAAGGTGGaaaataatgacttaaaaaatgaGCGAAGCAGGCGGTGCTCAGGGACGTGGCCCTTGTGGGACCAGGACCCCTGGAAGGGCAGACTCCTCAAAGGCTTCCTGTTCTCCTGGGCCCAAGTAGGAGCTGGGGGAAGGAGTGAGCGCTTACTGTGCATGACTGAGCTCTGCCAAGGACTTTCTAGGGGAAGGATGAGGACATACTTGGCCTCAGAGAAGGCTCCAAACAGCCACAGCCAGTTCCCATTCCGTCCAAGCAGCAGTCTCTTTAAGAGATCTTAGATGGCTGACTTGGAGGAGACCCAGAAGCGACTGCCATGTCTCCAGGGGCCTGAGAGCTTCTCAGAAGAGAGGTCTTGACTGTTTCCTAATTTGGGCATCTTCATCCTCCCGTATGGTGTTGGGTGCTGTATTCAGTAAATGCTAAATGGATGAAGAGCCACAACCATTCCGTACCTTAGTCTTGAGGGAACATCTGCACAAAGTCCGATaatgtgcacatgtatgtattCTATATCTTATCCagtctttcccttctcccactccccACGCCCAGTAATCCTACTTAAAAAAGGATTAGTGGGACTGATCTACCCTCTCTTCACCCAAAAATCCAATCAATCAAGACAGGAGTCTTCTAAATTGGGACTGGGGTTGGGGAGTGGCGTTTTTTAAACCCTTGGCTCTGGTTTTGGATTTGGTGGGAACCAGAAGGAGGAGGGTCCAGTGCTACCTTTATAAAAGCAAGAGGCAAGACGTTGGGTATCGTCACAGCTGCTGTAGCTCTTGCTGGTCTTTGGATctagtttgcttctttttctttagagGTGAGTTCTTGTAAGGAACAAGCAAACTACAGAGCCTCGGGGTCTTTTATGTTAGAAGTGAATCAGATGGAGGAGGAAgttggggaggaggggttggTTGAGCCCTGGCCATTTGGGGAAGGCTCACTGAGGAGGAAGGATGAGCTAGGACTTCTTGGAAGTGCCCACCAGGGCCCTGGGACTAGTCCCAGCATGTGAGCCTGGGTAGGTTAGTTTTACTTTGCAGTTTATGCCTGCCATGTCTTAAACTCTGGACTAGGCACTGACGTGGAAAGGGGTGTTGGACCCAAGCAGAATGGAGGGAAATGAAGGAGGCAGGCTCGGAATACCTTGGCCTCACCCACTCCCACTGTCTGTCCAGTAGTGACTAGTGAAGCCGCACCATGGGCAAAGAGAAGACCCATGTCAATATTGTTGTCATCGGCCACGTGGACTCTGGCAAGTCCACCACTACTGGGCACCTCATCTACAAGTGTGGGGGTATCGATAAGAGAACCATCGAGAAGTTCGAGAAGGAGGCAGCTGAGGTAAGGTGTCTATTGTGTGTAGGAGTGGCTGTCCCCCttcgcgggggtgggggggtgggggcgtctAGGTTCCAAAGTGCAGAAAGCAGGGTCCACTCTGCGGTCTAAGGTGCCCTGAAGTTGGCTGTAATAAACCGTCCTGCTCACCATCAATGCACtatcctcctctccccttccccagatgGGCAAGGGCTCCTTCAAATATGCTTGGGTGCTGGACAAGCTGAAGGCGGAGAGAGAGCGTGGCATCACCATCGACATCTCCCTGTGGAAGTTTGAGACTAACAAGTTCTACATCACCATCATCGATGCCCCAGGCCACAGGGACTTCATCAAGAACATGATAACTGGCACATCCCAGGTAAAGTAGTACGCCCTCAGGTGCCTCCTTGGGCTCCTGGAAGGAGGAACTAAAAGCTCATTTGTGGGAGTAGATGAGAGTTTCACTGGGAGGCAGGACCTGGGGTGGTGCAGGAAAGTCCTTGAATCCCTGTGGGcctttttttgtaagtttctgGGGGCACGCCCCTCAGCTTTACAAAGGGATCTGGGCCTGCCGAGCGCCAGCCGGCTTCCCGGCCCCGTCTGaggccccctgccccagccccttgTCCCGCCTGCAGGCCGACTGCGCCGTGCTCATCGTGGCGGGTGGCGTGGGCGAGTTTGAAGCTGGCATCTCCAAAAACGGGCAGACCCGCGAGCACGCGCTGCTGGCCTACACACTGGGCGTGAAGCAACTCATCGTGGCGGTCAACAAGATGGACTCCACCGAGCCCGCCTACAGCGCCACACGCTTCCAGGAGATCACCAAGGAAGTGAGCGCCTACATCAAGAAGATCGGCTACAACCCGGCCACCGTGGCCTTCGTGCCCATCTCCGGCTGGCACGGCGACAACATGCTGGAGCCCAGCGGCAACGTGAGTGCGGGGTtggcgggggggaggaggggggaggggggacggagCAAGGCGCAGTCGGTCCTGGAAGGGGCGCTCCAGGACCTGTGCCCCAGACTCACGTGCGCTCTACCTCTCGGCAGATGCCCTGGTTCAAGGGCTGGAAGGTGGAACGGAAGGAGGGAAATGCCACCGGGGTGACTCTGCTGGAAGCTCTGGATGCCATCCTCCCGCCCACTCGCCCAGTCAACAAGCCCCTGAGGCTCCCTCTGCAGGACGTGTACAAGATTGGAGGTGAAGGGGCTGGGTGGGGCGGAGAGGAGACCTTTCACTCTGCAATTCGGAAGTTAGGAATGAGCTCTGGTGTCTGactgccagggttcaaatcctgacttaaTCCACAGCTTCTGAGCTAGGACAACGTGCAAAGGCACCCAGCCTTTCCAGCTAATGCCATAGGTAGTTTAAATAGCTCATGATCCGTGCAGTGTGTCATTCTAGTTCCACAGGTGGTCCTTTGTCCTCGAATGCAGAACCAAGGGACCCCCCAAGAAGCCTGTTCAAGGCAGGGAGAGGTGTGTGGGACAGCTCTGATTTCCCTTCCCTTGGATAGGCATTGGCACTGTGCCTGTGGGCCGTGTAGAGACCGGCTTCCTGAAACCTGGGATGGTGGTCACCTTTGCCCCCACAAACCTCACCACAGAGGTCAAGTCTGTGGAGATGCATCATGAGGCCCTGTCTGAGGCCCTGCCCGGTGACAACGTGGGCTTCAACGTGAAGAATGTGTCCGTAAAGGACATACGCCGTGGATATGTGGCTGGAGACAGCAAAAATGAGCCCCCCATGGAGGCTGCCAGCTTTGTGGCACAGGTGAGTGCCCAGGACGCCAAGAGCCTTAAGGGCACTGGCATTGGTGGGAATACTTCTTACCTTACGGATCAGCTCTGGTTTCTTCGGCCCCAGGTTCATGAGGATGTGGCCCCAGATCACGTGCCATGTTTCTTACAAATTCTGTCCTGCCCTCGTGCCAGGTGATTATCTTGAATCACCCCGGGCAGATCCATGCTGGCTATACCCCAGTGCTGGACTGCCATACAGTTCACGTCTCCTGCAAGTTTGCCGAACTGAAGGAAAAGATTGACCGGCGCTCAGGCAAGAAGCTCGAGGACAACCCCAAGGCCCTGAAGTCGGGTGACGCAGCCATTGTTCAGATGGTCCCCAGCAAGGCTATGTGCGTGGAGACCTTCTCAGAGTACCCACCTCTAGGTGAGCCAGGGATTGCTATGGAGTCTTAGGAAGAAAGCTTTTATCTCCTGTGGGCAGGGTACAGACTAAAGAGCATTTCCTTACATATCACTTTCCAGAAACCTCATTCTTCATCCCTCTTCCAGGCCGTTTTGCCGTGCGGGACATGAGACAAACAGTGGCTGTGGGAGTTATTAAGGCTGTGGATAAGAAGTCATCTGCTGGCAAGGTCACCAAGTCAGCGGCAAAGGCCAGCAAGAAGTGAGGCATGCGGTTTCCTCAGCAATCTTCCACTATAAAAGCTACTGAAAAGTCTATGTGTTTACCGAATGAGATTAATAAAACTGAAGTAGCTGTCCTGGcttctggtttcttctgaggagGTAAACAAGGAAGCTCTAGGTACACGAATGAACTATAGTTTAAAGCCCATTGACTTCCAGgacacctgagaggctcagtaggttaagtgtttgtttcagctcacagttcatgagatcggaGCCCCGTGTTTGGCTCACTGACAAGCGCAGATTCTcagctgcttgggatcctctctccctctctgcccctccccaacttgttctctctctctctcaaacagtaaaaaaagataGTGCCCACTGGCTTCAAAGCACTTACGCCCTGGGTTGTGAAGACGATTCAGGGTCCTGTCCCTCATTCTCAGGCAGGGCTCCATCCTgtcctttctcatttccctcaAACTTAATCGCTTCTGACCCGTTCTCCCTGTGGGGAAGTTGAATTGTTCTGGGATGTGAAAAGTACGCTTACAATGGCATAGGACAGGATCTCAGTGCCAGTGGGTCAGTCCAGCACTGCTGTGTGGTTCCTGGTACTAGTGGCTTTATTACCCAGAATCCTGATAGAAGAGTAAACATCAAGATCACTTGGCCAAGAATAGGGTGGGAACCCCCAAACCACTCCTTTGGAAGCTTGGGCTCAAGCTGCTGCCCAACACGTTAGTCTGGGTCAGGTCAATATTAATATGCCTAGAGGGCAAGGAGTGAAGGGATATAGTTCTGTGGTATTTGCTTCCTAACTTCATGAATGCAACAGGATAACATCTCATGGACTTTAAGCTAAATTATGTGTTCTTTCAACATTTGCTGGGAGTCAGGTCCCCAAGGTCTGCCAGTGGTacgttctttatccatttattatatACTGGCCCTTCCCGTATGTGAGATGCTGCTCTCACCCCATGGACTTGACCTAGTTACAGGCAGAGGCAACTATCAAATGGTGAATGGTAGAGCTGGGGAGTAGACCATGAAAGACACACAGTAAAGGCTATATTCCAACAATGCAAACAGGGTGGTGACTTGGACCAGGCTGGTAATCATGGGGTTAAGTGGTAAGTTCTGGAAGTATTTTGTAAAGGTTCTAAAAGTACTGACAAGCTGATGCATTTCTAAAAATTGAGTGGACGGTATGCAGAAGGGAAGTCAGTTGACATCTGGGTTTTTGGCCTGAGGGATTGGAATGGTAGAGCTTCTATGAGAATAGAGGTGGATTGCCAGCTAAGATGCTGGtgtgaagagaagggagaggctaAGATAGTCAGGGGGGGAGTCCTCCAGACATGGAAGTACAATTCCTTGCCCATAAAGCATCCACTTGGAGGTTCCAGGATAGGCATGTGGATCAACTGTGTGACTGCAATCAATCCTTTATCGGAAAAACCATTAGTCTTACAAACTTGGAGAGTGCTCGTAAAACGTGTCAGGGCCTGGAAGGACTgtagagtcctttttttttttttttttttttaacagcttaaattacagtatagttaacatacaatgttatatttcaggtgtacaatgtcatgattcaacaattctatacattactcgaTAGTACTCAGTAAGGGtgttcttaatccccttcacctgtttcacccatctacccacctacctcccctctggtagccattggtttgttctctatagtttacaggctgtttcttggtttttcccttttcttggttcattttgtttcttaaatttcatatatgagtgaGATTTAATACCTTCTCTGACTTTCTTCACGTAGCATTaaactctagatccatccatgttgttgcaagtggcaagatttcattctttttttttttatgactgagtagtaGTCTATTgcatataaataccacatctttatttatctatcaatggacagttgggctgctttcataacttggctattgtaaatgatgctgctcTAAAcaggggtacatgtatctttttgaattagtgttttcatatttgagtaaatacccaataTAGAATTACTGGATCgcatggcagttctatttttaactttttgaggaatctctatactgtcttccacagtggctgcaccagtttgcgttcccaccaaccgtgcacaagagttcctttttctccccatcctcaccaataccagttgtttcttgtgtttttgatcttAGTCactctgatgggtgtgaggtggtatctcattgtggttttgacttgcatttccctgatgacgagtgatgttgagcatcttttcacgtgtctgttggccatctatctggatgtcatctttagagaaatgaaatatctatgtcttctgcccactttttaaattgcattatttgtgtttttgggtgttgagttatagaagttctttatagattttggatactaactccttatcagagatgtcatttgcaagcatcctctccccttctcccattcagtaggttgtcttttagttttgttgattgtttcctttgctgctcaGAAGCCGTAGATGTCCATCTATACGTATAGCTATTctcaatagtttacttttgcttttgtttcccttcctcagGAGACAGCTCTGGAAAGAAGTTGCTTTGGTTGATATGAGAAATTACTGCCTGCGCTCTCTTCTAAtacttttatggttttaggtctcacatttaggtctttaatccattttgagcttatttttgtgtgtggtgtaagaaagtggtctgggttcatttttctgcatgtcgctgtccagttttcccaacaccatttgctgaggagtatatcttgaaatctgggattgtgatatttccagtgttcttctttttcaagattgctttggccatttagAGTCTTttgttccatacacattttaggattgttttttctagctctgtgaaaaaaaaaaatgctgctggtgttttgatagggattgcattaaatacgtagattgctttgggtcgtatggacattttaatgatatttgttcttctaacccatgagcatggaatatctttccatttgttagtgtcatcttcaatttctttcatcagtattttatagttttcagactacaggcctttcacctctttggttaagtttattcctaagtattttattatttttgttgcaattgtaaatgggattcttctcttgatttctctttctgctgcttcattattagtgtatagaaacgcaACAGATTTCCAcgtattaactttgtatcctgtgaccttactgaattcatcgatcggttctagtagtttttggtggagtcttgagagttttctatatatagtgtcatgtcacctgcaaacagtgaaagttttacttcttcctatgGAGCCCTTTCTGAAGCCAGGTTGGGAATATTACTTCCTGCCCTTCCCTGAGACTTTGATGTCCAAGATTTAGACTAAGAGTGTAGTGGCCTCTTCTCACCGATCAATAACGTTACCTGTCCATGCCTGTCAAGTTGGTTCCCTCTCAAGTGCAAATACCCAGGGAAACCCCAGGCCCGGCACAAACCTGGAAATAACAGGATGGCCTATCAGAGCTGTCACCGCATCAGGCATCAAGAAAGTCACCTGTCTGCAGGCTGAGAAACCTGTCAAATGCCAGCTGTTGTCAGCACAAATCTGCTTAATGGGACGTGGACCAAGCTTTGGAGCACCTCAAGCTTGTCAGTGTCATCAAAGACCACCCCGCGTGGCTTGGGGAAGCCAGACGTGTTCAGAAGGTGCTATGGAGATAGAATGCAGATCGCCCACCCCCTCCTGCTGCCTGTGCAAAATGGCCAGTCCTTTCTGTCCTTCGAAGTCTTTATTAAGAATTCTACGAATCACAACCGCAGCTTTGCTTCAAGTGATCAGGGAGCTCAAGTTGCAACTTTGCAGCGTGTGGGTCCCTGATGCGTACTCAAGAAGTACTTGTTGaatagtgaatgaatgagtgtcaACATGTCTGTTGAAAGAAGTGAATGACTGTGGATGCCAATTTACTCTCAGTTCTCAAGAATAATCATGCTTGTTTCTCAAGAATGccttaaaaaattcagtttaaaaagaaaactaaaaatatcatgATGAACCCTCCCAAGTACTATGTTATGTTCGCTATTCAGTAATTCCTCACTGAGGTGGCAGGAAATGCTGCGGGTCGTAGAGGGAACCTCGTCCCGCTAGAAACCCCAAAATCGCTTCTGTGAGCACTGCCAGAGCTGGCTGAAGCTTTGCGCTTGACCCTGGCTGTAGCAGTGCACCAGTATGTGAGAGCTCCGGCGTTGTACCTGCAGAGTAAGCCTCCTGGTCTAGGACCCCCTCATTTAGTCCTTAACACAAAGTTGCAAATGGATCTAATAATTGGTCAGTCACAGTTATTCGGTTCTTTGTTGGCAGGTATGGGGGGCCTCCCCTTGTTGGATTTCCCCTCGCCTGGTCCTGAGACAGGTTGGTACAATGGAGCAGGCCTTGCACGGAATTCTCCCGCACATACACCTGTTAGCAGGCTTCGAACAGGCATGCGCG
This genomic stretch from Lynx canadensis isolate LIC74 chromosome D1, mLynCan4.pri.v2, whole genome shotgun sequence harbors:
- the LOC115525210 gene encoding elongation factor 1-alpha, oocyte form-like; the encoded protein is MGKEKTHVNIVVIGHVDSGKSTTTGHLIYKCGGIDKRTIEKFEKEAAEMGKGSFKYAWVLDKLKAERERGITIDISLWKFETNKFYITIIDAPGHRDFIKNMITGTSQADCAVLIVAGGVGEFEAGISKNGQTREHALLAYTLGVKQLIVAVNKMDSTEPAYSATRFQEITKEVSAYIKKIGYNPATVAFVPISGWHGDNMLEPSGNMPWFKGWKVERKEGNATGVTLLEALDAILPPTRPVNKPLRLPLQDVYKIGGIGTVPVGRVETGFLKPGMVVTFAPTNLTTEVKSVEMHHEALSEALPGDNVGFNVKNVSVKDIRRGYVAGDSKNEPPMEAASFVAQVIILNHPGQIHAGYTPVLDCHTVHVSCKFAELKEKIDRRSGKKLEDNPKALKSGDAAIVQMVPSKAMCVETFSEYPPLGRFAVRDMRQTVAVGVIKAVDKKSSAGKVTKSAAKASKK